Part of the Pseudostreptobacillus hongkongensis genome is shown below.
CATAGTTAGGCGTTCTGTCTGGGTAAGCAAGATATTGTTTTGAAACTTTTCATCCATGTATGGCTCAATATCTTTCTTATTTCCCCATCTTGCTGAGCCATACTCTTTTCCCTGTCTAAACTTTTTAGCATTTTTCCCTTTGGTATAGACAATAAATTTGATTAAAGCAGCTACTCCTACGC
Proteins encoded:
- a CDS encoding type IV secretory system conjugative DNA transfer family protein, with the translated sequence VGVAALIKFIVYTKGKNAKKFRQGKEYGSARWGNKKDIEPYMDEKFQNNILLTQTERLTMNGRPANPKYARNKHVLVIGGSGSGKTRFYVKPNLMQMHSSYCVTDPKGTIVLECGKMLE